A portion of the Deinococcus peraridilitoris DSM 19664 genome contains these proteins:
- the thpR gene encoding RNA 2',3'-cyclic phosphodiesterase, translated as MRLFYAVKVPDRVAGELAPVQQELRGSWRAVRPDQFHITLAYLPDVPQEALDHLREVGREAAREVSAFSLRVRGSGYFPNEGSPRVWFVKVEAPQLDDLAQQVRSRLKVPFDDKPFKAHITLARKKGPAPRVAPRQWDDLAWDVADFSLVHSTLTKAGPIYEAVRTFKLTGSPKVTERELPDAH; from the coding sequence GTGAGGCTCTTTTACGCCGTGAAAGTGCCGGACCGCGTCGCCGGCGAGCTCGCACCCGTTCAGCAGGAACTGCGGGGGAGCTGGCGCGCCGTGCGTCCGGACCAGTTCCACATCACCCTGGCCTACCTGCCCGACGTGCCCCAGGAAGCCCTGGACCACCTGCGCGAGGTCGGGCGCGAAGCCGCACGTGAGGTGAGTGCCTTTTCCCTGCGGGTGCGGGGAAGCGGCTACTTTCCGAACGAAGGCAGTCCACGGGTCTGGTTCGTGAAAGTCGAAGCTCCCCAACTCGACGACCTCGCGCAGCAGGTGCGCTCGCGCCTGAAGGTTCCCTTTGACGACAAGCCCTTCAAAGCGCACATCACCCTGGCCCGCAAGAAAGGCCCCGCGCCGCGCGTAGCGCCCAGGCAATGGGACGATCTCGCCTGGGACGTGGCGGACTTCTCGCTGGTCCACAGCACGCTGACCAAGGCTGGGCCGATCTATGAAGCCGTCCGGACGTTCAAGCTCACCGGCTCACCAAAAGTCACCGAGCGCGAACTCCCCGACGCCCACTGA
- the recA gene encoding recombinase RecA encodes MDKERSKAIETAMSQIEKQFGKGSIMKLGAETKLDVQTISTGSLSLDVALGVGGIPRGRITEVYGPESGGKTTLALSIAAQAQKAGGTAAFIDAEHALDPVYARALGVNTEELLVSQPDNGEQALEIMELLVRSGAIDVVVVDSVAALTPRAEIEGEMGDSLPGLQARLMSQALRKLTAVLSKTGTAAIFINQVREKIGVMYGNPETTTGGRALKFYASVRLDVRKIGQPMKSGNDAVGNTVKIKVVKNKVAPPFQEVELALIFGKGFDQLSDLVTLASDLEIIKKSGSFYSYGDERIGQGKEKATQYIGERPEMEQEIRDRVLAAIREGRNPTLISPPPQGDPVGEA; translated from the coding sequence ATGGATAAGGAACGTTCAAAGGCCATCGAAACGGCCATGAGCCAGATCGAAAAGCAGTTCGGCAAAGGCTCGATCATGAAACTCGGTGCCGAAACCAAGCTCGACGTGCAGACCATCTCGACGGGCAGCCTGTCCCTCGACGTCGCCCTGGGCGTGGGCGGCATTCCGCGTGGCCGCATCACCGAAGTCTATGGCCCCGAATCGGGTGGCAAGACCACCCTGGCGCTCTCGATTGCTGCCCAGGCCCAGAAGGCGGGCGGCACGGCCGCCTTCATTGACGCCGAACACGCCCTCGACCCGGTGTACGCCCGCGCGCTGGGCGTCAACACCGAAGAGCTGCTGGTGAGCCAGCCGGACAACGGCGAGCAGGCGCTGGAAATCATGGAACTGCTGGTACGCAGCGGCGCGATTGACGTGGTGGTGGTGGACTCGGTCGCGGCCCTGACACCCCGCGCCGAAATCGAAGGTGAGATGGGCGACAGCCTGCCCGGTCTGCAGGCCCGCCTGATGAGTCAGGCGCTGCGTAAACTGACGGCGGTACTCAGCAAAACCGGGACTGCTGCCATTTTCATCAATCAGGTGCGTGAAAAGATCGGCGTGATGTACGGCAACCCGGAAACCACCACGGGAGGCCGGGCCCTCAAGTTCTACGCCTCGGTGCGCCTCGACGTGCGCAAGATCGGTCAGCCCATGAAAAGCGGCAATGACGCGGTCGGCAACACCGTCAAGATCAAGGTCGTCAAGAACAAGGTCGCCCCACCCTTTCAGGAAGTCGAACTGGCCCTGATCTTCGGCAAGGGCTTCGATCAGCTCAGCGACCTCGTGACGCTGGCGAGCGACCTCGAAATCATCAAGAAGTCGGGCAGCTTTTACAGTTACGGCGACGAGCGCATCGGTCAGGGCAAGGAAAAAGCCACCCAGTACATCGGCGAACGCCCCGAGATGGAGCAGGAGATTCGTGACCGTGTGCTGGCGGCCATCCGCGAAGGGCGCAATCCGACCCTGATCAGCCCTCCTCCGCAAGGGGATCCGGTCGGCGAAGCGTAA